Proteins from a genomic interval of Euleptes europaea isolate rEulEur1 chromosome 18, rEulEur1.hap1, whole genome shotgun sequence:
- the VGF gene encoding neurosecretory protein VGF translates to MQVRSLPESDPDTATHQNNRDDLFQDVDPKALAALLLQALHLQPENSNEGGPGLGPSANEETVRSETESSDLRPEREQGWKGRSEEEEEGGLTLEEEAPGQQEAETLMSMLQGLQRYIPTAKQEEHLQERRAAASAPPDGTRDDVLKELEEYEQLRVHPKRKAPPSEPWEGARKLRQQQHLEHQLLQRRYEELAESRKQAEEARRAAAEEERLADMASDLLLQYLLKDGEQSAEEGRPGSQGGGGRKGSSALLFEDEEGNVAEDKRSNEAPEEEEEEEDDDIDPSTIDRLIEISSKLHLPANDVIDIINDVEKKKKEEAPEPFSKGKTPATFAPQEKPKKTPPYLQGPKVIQKSFYPPARQPPRRLPKEDEDAWNEVLRGDEYPAPKWFHPKPNNVISNYINPRTFQPPAYHRYANLPGPMVPRDEYYDDSRAHDQEEEELENYIEKVLMKRPKGF, encoded by the coding sequence ATGCAGGTTCGTTCCCTGCCTGAGAGTGACCCCGACACAGCAACCCACCAGAACAATCGAGATGACCTCTTCCAGGACGTCGACCCCAAGGCCTTGGCTGCCCTCCTCCTGCAAGCTCTTCACCTCCAGCCGGAGAACTCCAATGAGGGGGGGCCAGGCCTTGGACCGAGCGCCAACGAGGAGACAGTCCGCAGCGAGACTGAGAGCTCGGACCTACGGCCAGAGAGGGAGCAGGGCTGGAAAGGCaggtcggaggaggaggaggaggggggcctgACCCTGGAAGAGGAGGCTCCTGGTCAGCAAGAGGCCGAGACCCTGATGTCCATGCTGCAAGGGCTGCAACGGTACATCCCCACGGCCAAACAGGAGGAGCACCTGCAGGAGCGCCGAGCAGCCGCCTCTGCCCCCCCTGACGGCACACGGGACGATGTGCTCAAGGAGCTGGAGGAGTATGAGCAGCTGAGAGTCCACCCCAAGCGCAAGGCCCCCCCAAGCGAGCCCTGGGAGGGGGCCCGGAAGctgaggcagcagcagcacctggaGCACCAGCTGTTGCAGAGGCGCTACGAGGAGCTGGCCGAGAGCCGGAAGCAGGCAGAGGAGGCGCGTCGGGCAGCCGCCGAGGAGGAGCGCCTGGCAGACATGGCCTCCGACCTGCTCCTCCAGTACCTGCTGAAGGATGGGGAGCAGAGCGCAGAGGAGGGCCGGCCGGGCTCCCAGGGTGGCGGCGGCCGGAAAGGGAGCAGCGCCCTGCTCTTTGAGGATGAGGAGGGCAACGTGGCAGAAGACAAGCGCTCCAACGAGgccccggaggaggaggaagaggaggaggacgacgacaTCGACCCCAGCACCATCGACCGCCTCATTGAGATCTCCAGCAAGCTCCACCTGCCTGCCAATGATGTCATAGACATCATTAATGACgtcgagaagaagaagaaggaggaggcacCAGAGCCCTTCAGCAAGGGCAAGACTCCGGCCACATTTGCCCCCCAAGAAAAGCCCAAGAAGACCCCTCCCTACCTGCAAGGCCCAAAGGTCATCCAGAAGTCCTTTTACCCTCCGGCCCGTCagcccccccgccgcctccccaaAGAGGACGAGGACGCCTGGAACGAAGTCCTGAGAGGAGATGAGTATCCAGCTCCCAAGTGGTTCCACCCCAAGCCAAACAACGTCATCTCCAACTACATCAACCCCAGGACTTTCCAGCCACCGGCATACCACCGCTACGCCAACCTCCCTGGCCCCATGGTGCCACGGGACGAATACTACGATGACAGCCGAGCCCATgaccaggaagaggaggagctggagaACTACATTGAGAAAGTGCTGATGAAACGCCCCAAGGGCTTCTAG